A section of the Maylandia zebra isolate NMK-2024a linkage group LG8, Mzebra_GT3a, whole genome shotgun sequence genome encodes:
- the exoc7 gene encoding exocyst complex component 7 isoform X6, with protein MIPTEDASARKREIEEKLKQEQETLSFIRENLEKSDQLTKNMVSILSSFESRLMQLENSIIPVHKQTENLQRLQENVDKTLSCMDHVISYYHVAKDTDRIIREGPTGRLDEYLACIARIQKAVEYFQDNNPDSPELNTVKARFEKGKELLEGEFRSLLTRYSKPVPPILILDAISVDEELEVQEDVMLEHLPEAVLQDIICIAGWLVEYGRNQDFMNVYFQIRSNQLDRSIKGLKEHFRKNSASSGVLYSPAVQTKRKDTPTKKAPKRPGTIRKAQNLLKQYSQHGLDGKKGGSNLTPLEGKDDVLDIEIDSYIHCISAFVKLAQSEYLLLAEIIPEHHQKKTFDSLIQEALDNLMLEGENIVAAARRAIMRHDYSAVLTIFPILRHLKMNKSEFDTTLQGTAASTKNKLPTLITSMETIGAKALEEFADSIKNDPDKEYNMPKDGTVHELTSNAILFLQQLLDFHETAGAMLASQETSSATSYTSDFNKRLLSSYICKVLGNLQLNLLSKSKVYEDSALSAIFLHNNYNYILKSLEKSELIQLVTVTQKRAETSYKELMTQQIETYQRSWLKVTEHLTERNMPVVQPGTKLKDKERQVVKDKFKGFNDGLEELCKIQKGWAIPDKEQRDLIRHNQKKVVSDAYRAFLQRCANISFTKNPEKYHKYRPEEVEEMIEKLFDTSA; from the exons GGAAAACCTGCAACGGCTGCAGGAGAACGTGGACAAAACTCTGTCTTGCATGGATCACGTCATCAGCTACTACCATGTGGCCAAAGACACGGACAGGATCATCAGAGAGGG ACCTACGGGCAGACTGGACGAGTATCTTGCTTGCATTGCAAGAATTCAGAAAGCTGTCGAATACTTTCAAGACAACAACCCAGACAGCCCTGAGCTCAACACAGTG AAAGCACGCTTTGAAAAGGGGAAGGAGCTGCTGGAGGGCGAATTCCGCAGCCTCCTGACCCGCTACAGCAAACCTGTTCCCCCCATCCTCATCCTGGACGCCATCAGCGTCGATGAGGAGCTGGAGGTCCAGGAGGATGTGATGCTGGAACACCTGCCCGAGGCCGTGCTCCAGGACATCATCTGCATCGCCGGCTGGCTGGTGGAATACGGACGTAATCAGG ACTTCATGAACGTCTACTTCCAGATCCGCTCCAACCAGCTCGATCGCTCCATCAAAGGCCTCAAAGAGCATTTCCGCAAGAACAGCGCCTCCTCCGGTGTCCTCTACTCGCCTGCCGTCCAAACCAAGCGCAAGGACACGCCAACTAAAAAGGCCCCGAAGAGACCAG GGACCATTCGCAAGGCTCAGAACCTTCTGAAACAGTACTCACAGCATGGGCTGGATGGGAAAAAGGGGGGTTCTAACCTCACTCCTTTGGAAG GAAAGGATGATGTCCTGGATATCGAGATCGACTCTTACATCCACTGCATCAGTGCCTTCGTCAAGCTGGCTCAGAGCGAGTATCTGCTTCTGGCGGAGATCATCCCCGAGCACCACCAGAAGAAGACCTTCGACTCCCTCATTCAG gaggcgctggacAACCTGATGCTGGAGGGAGAAAACATTGTGGCTGCAGCTCGCCGGGCCATAATGCGACACGACTACTCAGCTGTCCTCACCATCTTCCCCATCCTCAGACACCTGAAGATGAACAAGTCTGAGTTTGATACCACGCTGCAG GGCACGGCGGCGAGCACCAAGAACAAGCTGCCCACCCTCATCACCTCCATGGAGACGATCGGAGCCAAAGCTCTGGAGGAGTTTGCAGACAGCATCAAG AATGATCCTGATAAGGAGTACAACATGCCCAAGGACGGAACGGTCCATGAACTGACCAGCAAT GCCATCCTGTtcctgcagcagctgctggacTTCCACGAGACAGCTGGAGCCATGCTGGCCTCACAAG AGACGAGTTCGGCCACCAGCTACACCTCCGACTTCAACAAAAGGCTCCTCAGTAGTTACATAT GTAAGGTTTTGGGGAACTTGCAGCTAAACCTGCTCAGTAAATCCAAAGTGTACGAGGATTCGGCTCTGAGTGCCATCTTCCTGCacaacaactacaactacaTCCTCAAGTCGCTGGAAAA GTCTGAGCTGATCCAGCTGGTGACGGTGACTCAGAAGCGAGCGGAGACGTCCTACAAAGAGCTCATGACTCAGCAGATCGAAACATACCAGCGCAG CTGGCTGAAAGTCACCGAGCACCTGACAGAAAGGAACATGCCCGTCGTACAGCCCGGCACCAAG CTGAAAGATAAAGAGAGACAAGTGGTTAAAGACAAATTCAAG GGCTTCAATGACGGTTTGGAGGAGCTGTGTAAGATCCAGAAGGGTTGGGCCATCCCGGACAAAGAGCAGAGAGACCTCATCCGGCACAATCAGAAGAAGGTGGTGTCTGATGCCTACAGAGCCTTCCTGCAGAG ATGTGCCAACATTTCCTTCACCAAGAACCCCGAGAAGTATCACAAGTATCGAccggaggaggtggaggagatgATCGAAAAGCTGTTTGACACATCCGCCTGA
- the exoc7 gene encoding exocyst complex component 7 isoform X2, which translates to MIPTEDASARKREIEEKLKQEQETLSFIRENLEKSDQLTKNMVSILSSFESRLMQLENSIIPVHKQTENLQRLQENVDKTLSCMDHVISYYHVAKDTDRIIREGPTGRLDEYLACIARIQKAVEYFQDNNPDSPELNTVKARFEKGKELLEGEFRSLLTRYSKPVPPILILDAISVDEELEVQEDVMLEHLPEAVLQDIICIAGWLVEYGRNQDFMNVYFQIRSNQLDRSIKGLKEHFRKNSASSGVLYSPAVQTKRKDTPTKKAPKRPGTIRKAQNLLKQYSQHGLDGKKGGSNLTPLEGKDDVLDIEIDSYIHCISAFVKLAQSEYLLLAEIIPEHHQKKTFDSLIQEALDNLMLEGENIVAAARRAIMRHDYSAVLTIFPILRHLKMNKSEFDTTLQGTAASTKNKLPTLITSMETIGAKALEEFADSIKNDPDKEYNMPKDGTVHELTSNAILFLQQLLDFHETAGAMLASQVLGDTYNIPLDPRETSSATSYTSDFNKRLLSSYICKVLGNLQLNLLSKSKVYEDSALSAIFLHNNYNYILKSLEKSELIQLVTVTQKRAETSYKELMTQQIETYQRSWLKVTEHLTERNMPVVQPGTKLKDKERQVVKDKFKGFNDGLEELCKIQKGWAIPDKEQRDLIRHNQKKVVSDAYRAFLQRCANISFTKNPEKYHKYRPEEVEEMIEKLFDTSA; encoded by the exons GGAAAACCTGCAACGGCTGCAGGAGAACGTGGACAAAACTCTGTCTTGCATGGATCACGTCATCAGCTACTACCATGTGGCCAAAGACACGGACAGGATCATCAGAGAGGG ACCTACGGGCAGACTGGACGAGTATCTTGCTTGCATTGCAAGAATTCAGAAAGCTGTCGAATACTTTCAAGACAACAACCCAGACAGCCCTGAGCTCAACACAGTG AAAGCACGCTTTGAAAAGGGGAAGGAGCTGCTGGAGGGCGAATTCCGCAGCCTCCTGACCCGCTACAGCAAACCTGTTCCCCCCATCCTCATCCTGGACGCCATCAGCGTCGATGAGGAGCTGGAGGTCCAGGAGGATGTGATGCTGGAACACCTGCCCGAGGCCGTGCTCCAGGACATCATCTGCATCGCCGGCTGGCTGGTGGAATACGGACGTAATCAGG ACTTCATGAACGTCTACTTCCAGATCCGCTCCAACCAGCTCGATCGCTCCATCAAAGGCCTCAAAGAGCATTTCCGCAAGAACAGCGCCTCCTCCGGTGTCCTCTACTCGCCTGCCGTCCAAACCAAGCGCAAGGACACGCCAACTAAAAAGGCCCCGAAGAGACCAG GGACCATTCGCAAGGCTCAGAACCTTCTGAAACAGTACTCACAGCATGGGCTGGATGGGAAAAAGGGGGGTTCTAACCTCACTCCTTTGGAAG GAAAGGATGATGTCCTGGATATCGAGATCGACTCTTACATCCACTGCATCAGTGCCTTCGTCAAGCTGGCTCAGAGCGAGTATCTGCTTCTGGCGGAGATCATCCCCGAGCACCACCAGAAGAAGACCTTCGACTCCCTCATTCAG gaggcgctggacAACCTGATGCTGGAGGGAGAAAACATTGTGGCTGCAGCTCGCCGGGCCATAATGCGACACGACTACTCAGCTGTCCTCACCATCTTCCCCATCCTCAGACACCTGAAGATGAACAAGTCTGAGTTTGATACCACGCTGCAG GGCACGGCGGCGAGCACCAAGAACAAGCTGCCCACCCTCATCACCTCCATGGAGACGATCGGAGCCAAAGCTCTGGAGGAGTTTGCAGACAGCATCAAG AATGATCCTGATAAGGAGTACAACATGCCCAAGGACGGAACGGTCCATGAACTGACCAGCAAT GCCATCCTGTtcctgcagcagctgctggacTTCCACGAGACAGCTGGAGCCATGCTGGCCTCACAAG TACTGGGGGACACTTACAATATACCTTTAGACCCCCGAG AGACGAGTTCGGCCACCAGCTACACCTCCGACTTCAACAAAAGGCTCCTCAGTAGTTACATAT GTAAGGTTTTGGGGAACTTGCAGCTAAACCTGCTCAGTAAATCCAAAGTGTACGAGGATTCGGCTCTGAGTGCCATCTTCCTGCacaacaactacaactacaTCCTCAAGTCGCTGGAAAA GTCTGAGCTGATCCAGCTGGTGACGGTGACTCAGAAGCGAGCGGAGACGTCCTACAAAGAGCTCATGACTCAGCAGATCGAAACATACCAGCGCAG CTGGCTGAAAGTCACCGAGCACCTGACAGAAAGGAACATGCCCGTCGTACAGCCCGGCACCAAG CTGAAAGATAAAGAGAGACAAGTGGTTAAAGACAAATTCAAG GGCTTCAATGACGGTTTGGAGGAGCTGTGTAAGATCCAGAAGGGTTGGGCCATCCCGGACAAAGAGCAGAGAGACCTCATCCGGCACAATCAGAAGAAGGTGGTGTCTGATGCCTACAGAGCCTTCCTGCAGAG ATGTGCCAACATTTCCTTCACCAAGAACCCCGAGAAGTATCACAAGTATCGAccggaggaggtggaggagatgATCGAAAAGCTGTTTGACACATCCGCCTGA
- the exoc7 gene encoding exocyst complex component 7 isoform X4: MIPTEDASARKREIEEKLKQEQETLSFIRENLEKSDQLTKNMVSILSSFESRLMQLENSIIPVHKQTENLQRLQENVDKTLSCMDHVISYYHVAKDTDRIIREGPTGRLDEYLACIARIQKAVEYFQDNNPDSPELNTVKARFEKGKELLEGEFRSLLTRYSKPVPPILILDAISVDEELEVQEDVMLEHLPEAVLQDIICIAGWLVEYGRNQDFMNVYFQIRSNQLDRSIKGLKEHFRKNSASSGVLYSPAVQTKRKDTPTKKAPKRPGYDHDLRVKHLSDALTEKHGAATGKDDVLDIEIDSYIHCISAFVKLAQSEYLLLAEIIPEHHQKKTFDSLIQEALDNLMLEGENIVAAARRAIMRHDYSAVLTIFPILRHLKMNKSEFDTTLQGTAASTKNKLPTLITSMETIGAKALEEFADSIKNDPDKEYNMPKDGTVHELTSNAILFLQQLLDFHETAGAMLASQVLGDTYNIPLDPRETSSATSYTSDFNKRLLSSYICKVLGNLQLNLLSKSKVYEDSALSAIFLHNNYNYILKSLEKSELIQLVTVTQKRAETSYKELMTQQIETYQRSWLKVTEHLTERNMPVVQPGTKLKDKERQVVKDKFKGFNDGLEELCKIQKGWAIPDKEQRDLIRHNQKKVVSDAYRAFLQRCANISFTKNPEKYHKYRPEEVEEMIEKLFDTSA, from the exons GGAAAACCTGCAACGGCTGCAGGAGAACGTGGACAAAACTCTGTCTTGCATGGATCACGTCATCAGCTACTACCATGTGGCCAAAGACACGGACAGGATCATCAGAGAGGG ACCTACGGGCAGACTGGACGAGTATCTTGCTTGCATTGCAAGAATTCAGAAAGCTGTCGAATACTTTCAAGACAACAACCCAGACAGCCCTGAGCTCAACACAGTG AAAGCACGCTTTGAAAAGGGGAAGGAGCTGCTGGAGGGCGAATTCCGCAGCCTCCTGACCCGCTACAGCAAACCTGTTCCCCCCATCCTCATCCTGGACGCCATCAGCGTCGATGAGGAGCTGGAGGTCCAGGAGGATGTGATGCTGGAACACCTGCCCGAGGCCGTGCTCCAGGACATCATCTGCATCGCCGGCTGGCTGGTGGAATACGGACGTAATCAGG ACTTCATGAACGTCTACTTCCAGATCCGCTCCAACCAGCTCGATCGCTCCATCAAAGGCCTCAAAGAGCATTTCCGCAAGAACAGCGCCTCCTCCGGTGTCCTCTACTCGCCTGCCGTCCAAACCAAGCGCAAGGACACGCCAACTAAAAAGGCCCCGAAGAGACCAG GTTACGATCACGACCTGCGGGTCAAACACCTCTCTGACGCCCTGACCGAGAAGCACGGGGCCGCCACAG GAAAGGATGATGTCCTGGATATCGAGATCGACTCTTACATCCACTGCATCAGTGCCTTCGTCAAGCTGGCTCAGAGCGAGTATCTGCTTCTGGCGGAGATCATCCCCGAGCACCACCAGAAGAAGACCTTCGACTCCCTCATTCAG gaggcgctggacAACCTGATGCTGGAGGGAGAAAACATTGTGGCTGCAGCTCGCCGGGCCATAATGCGACACGACTACTCAGCTGTCCTCACCATCTTCCCCATCCTCAGACACCTGAAGATGAACAAGTCTGAGTTTGATACCACGCTGCAG GGCACGGCGGCGAGCACCAAGAACAAGCTGCCCACCCTCATCACCTCCATGGAGACGATCGGAGCCAAAGCTCTGGAGGAGTTTGCAGACAGCATCAAG AATGATCCTGATAAGGAGTACAACATGCCCAAGGACGGAACGGTCCATGAACTGACCAGCAAT GCCATCCTGTtcctgcagcagctgctggacTTCCACGAGACAGCTGGAGCCATGCTGGCCTCACAAG TACTGGGGGACACTTACAATATACCTTTAGACCCCCGAG AGACGAGTTCGGCCACCAGCTACACCTCCGACTTCAACAAAAGGCTCCTCAGTAGTTACATAT GTAAGGTTTTGGGGAACTTGCAGCTAAACCTGCTCAGTAAATCCAAAGTGTACGAGGATTCGGCTCTGAGTGCCATCTTCCTGCacaacaactacaactacaTCCTCAAGTCGCTGGAAAA GTCTGAGCTGATCCAGCTGGTGACGGTGACTCAGAAGCGAGCGGAGACGTCCTACAAAGAGCTCATGACTCAGCAGATCGAAACATACCAGCGCAG CTGGCTGAAAGTCACCGAGCACCTGACAGAAAGGAACATGCCCGTCGTACAGCCCGGCACCAAG CTGAAAGATAAAGAGAGACAAGTGGTTAAAGACAAATTCAAG GGCTTCAATGACGGTTTGGAGGAGCTGTGTAAGATCCAGAAGGGTTGGGCCATCCCGGACAAAGAGCAGAGAGACCTCATCCGGCACAATCAGAAGAAGGTGGTGTCTGATGCCTACAGAGCCTTCCTGCAGAG ATGTGCCAACATTTCCTTCACCAAGAACCCCGAGAAGTATCACAAGTATCGAccggaggaggtggaggagatgATCGAAAAGCTGTTTGACACATCCGCCTGA
- the exoc7 gene encoding exocyst complex component 7 isoform X8, whose amino-acid sequence MIPTEDASARKREIEEKLKQEQETLSFIRENLEKSDQLTKNMVSILSSFESRLMQLENSIIPVHKQTENLQRLQENVDKTLSCMDHVISYYHVAKDTDRIIREGPTGRLDEYLACIARIQKAVEYFQDNNPDSPELNTVKARFEKGKELLEGEFRSLLTRYSKPVPPILILDAISVDEELEVQEDVMLEHLPEAVLQDIICIAGWLVEYGRNQDFMNVYFQIRSNQLDRSIKGLKEHFRKNSASSGVLYSPAVQTKRKDTPTKKAPKRPGYDHDLRVKHLSDALTEKHGAATGKDDVLDIEIDSYIHCISAFVKLAQSEYLLLAEIIPEHHQKKTFDSLIQEALDNLMLEGENIVAAARRAIMRHDYSAVLTIFPILRHLKMNKSEFDTTLQGTAASTKNKLPTLITSMETIGAKALEEFADSIKNDPDKEYNMPKDGTVHELTSNAILFLQQLLDFHETAGAMLASQETSSATSYTSDFNKRLLSSYICKVLGNLQLNLLSKSKVYEDSALSAIFLHNNYNYILKSLEKSELIQLVTVTQKRAETSYKELMTQQIETYQRSWLKVTEHLTERNMPVVQPGTKLKDKERQVVKDKFKGFNDGLEELCKIQKGWAIPDKEQRDLIRHNQKKVVSDAYRAFLQRCANISFTKNPEKYHKYRPEEVEEMIEKLFDTSA is encoded by the exons GGAAAACCTGCAACGGCTGCAGGAGAACGTGGACAAAACTCTGTCTTGCATGGATCACGTCATCAGCTACTACCATGTGGCCAAAGACACGGACAGGATCATCAGAGAGGG ACCTACGGGCAGACTGGACGAGTATCTTGCTTGCATTGCAAGAATTCAGAAAGCTGTCGAATACTTTCAAGACAACAACCCAGACAGCCCTGAGCTCAACACAGTG AAAGCACGCTTTGAAAAGGGGAAGGAGCTGCTGGAGGGCGAATTCCGCAGCCTCCTGACCCGCTACAGCAAACCTGTTCCCCCCATCCTCATCCTGGACGCCATCAGCGTCGATGAGGAGCTGGAGGTCCAGGAGGATGTGATGCTGGAACACCTGCCCGAGGCCGTGCTCCAGGACATCATCTGCATCGCCGGCTGGCTGGTGGAATACGGACGTAATCAGG ACTTCATGAACGTCTACTTCCAGATCCGCTCCAACCAGCTCGATCGCTCCATCAAAGGCCTCAAAGAGCATTTCCGCAAGAACAGCGCCTCCTCCGGTGTCCTCTACTCGCCTGCCGTCCAAACCAAGCGCAAGGACACGCCAACTAAAAAGGCCCCGAAGAGACCAG GTTACGATCACGACCTGCGGGTCAAACACCTCTCTGACGCCCTGACCGAGAAGCACGGGGCCGCCACAG GAAAGGATGATGTCCTGGATATCGAGATCGACTCTTACATCCACTGCATCAGTGCCTTCGTCAAGCTGGCTCAGAGCGAGTATCTGCTTCTGGCGGAGATCATCCCCGAGCACCACCAGAAGAAGACCTTCGACTCCCTCATTCAG gaggcgctggacAACCTGATGCTGGAGGGAGAAAACATTGTGGCTGCAGCTCGCCGGGCCATAATGCGACACGACTACTCAGCTGTCCTCACCATCTTCCCCATCCTCAGACACCTGAAGATGAACAAGTCTGAGTTTGATACCACGCTGCAG GGCACGGCGGCGAGCACCAAGAACAAGCTGCCCACCCTCATCACCTCCATGGAGACGATCGGAGCCAAAGCTCTGGAGGAGTTTGCAGACAGCATCAAG AATGATCCTGATAAGGAGTACAACATGCCCAAGGACGGAACGGTCCATGAACTGACCAGCAAT GCCATCCTGTtcctgcagcagctgctggacTTCCACGAGACAGCTGGAGCCATGCTGGCCTCACAAG AGACGAGTTCGGCCACCAGCTACACCTCCGACTTCAACAAAAGGCTCCTCAGTAGTTACATAT GTAAGGTTTTGGGGAACTTGCAGCTAAACCTGCTCAGTAAATCCAAAGTGTACGAGGATTCGGCTCTGAGTGCCATCTTCCTGCacaacaactacaactacaTCCTCAAGTCGCTGGAAAA GTCTGAGCTGATCCAGCTGGTGACGGTGACTCAGAAGCGAGCGGAGACGTCCTACAAAGAGCTCATGACTCAGCAGATCGAAACATACCAGCGCAG CTGGCTGAAAGTCACCGAGCACCTGACAGAAAGGAACATGCCCGTCGTACAGCCCGGCACCAAG CTGAAAGATAAAGAGAGACAAGTGGTTAAAGACAAATTCAAG GGCTTCAATGACGGTTTGGAGGAGCTGTGTAAGATCCAGAAGGGTTGGGCCATCCCGGACAAAGAGCAGAGAGACCTCATCCGGCACAATCAGAAGAAGGTGGTGTCTGATGCCTACAGAGCCTTCCTGCAGAG ATGTGCCAACATTTCCTTCACCAAGAACCCCGAGAAGTATCACAAGTATCGAccggaggaggtggaggagatgATCGAAAAGCTGTTTGACACATCCGCCTGA
- the exoc7 gene encoding exocyst complex component 7 isoform X9 gives MIPTEDASARKREIEEKLKQEQETLSFIRENLEKSDQLTKNMVSILSSFESRLMQLENSIIPVHKQTENLQRLQENVDKTLSCMDHVISYYHVAKDTDRIIREGPTGRLDEYLACIARIQKAVEYFQDNNPDSPELNTVKARFEKGKELLEGEFRSLLTRYSKPVPPILILDAISVDEELEVQEDVMLEHLPEAVLQDIICIAGWLVEYGRNQDFMNVYFQIRSNQLDRSIKGLKEHFRKNSASSGVLYSPAVQTKRKDTPTKKAPKRPGKDDVLDIEIDSYIHCISAFVKLAQSEYLLLAEIIPEHHQKKTFDSLIQEALDNLMLEGENIVAAARRAIMRHDYSAVLTIFPILRHLKMNKSEFDTTLQGTAASTKNKLPTLITSMETIGAKALEEFADSIKNDPDKEYNMPKDGTVHELTSNAILFLQQLLDFHETAGAMLASQVLGDTYNIPLDPRETSSATSYTSDFNKRLLSSYICKVLGNLQLNLLSKSKVYEDSALSAIFLHNNYNYILKSLEKSELIQLVTVTQKRAETSYKELMTQQIETYQRSWLKVTEHLTERNMPVVQPGTKLKDKERQVVKDKFKGFNDGLEELCKIQKGWAIPDKEQRDLIRHNQKKVVSDAYRAFLQRCANISFTKNPEKYHKYRPEEVEEMIEKLFDTSA, from the exons GGAAAACCTGCAACGGCTGCAGGAGAACGTGGACAAAACTCTGTCTTGCATGGATCACGTCATCAGCTACTACCATGTGGCCAAAGACACGGACAGGATCATCAGAGAGGG ACCTACGGGCAGACTGGACGAGTATCTTGCTTGCATTGCAAGAATTCAGAAAGCTGTCGAATACTTTCAAGACAACAACCCAGACAGCCCTGAGCTCAACACAGTG AAAGCACGCTTTGAAAAGGGGAAGGAGCTGCTGGAGGGCGAATTCCGCAGCCTCCTGACCCGCTACAGCAAACCTGTTCCCCCCATCCTCATCCTGGACGCCATCAGCGTCGATGAGGAGCTGGAGGTCCAGGAGGATGTGATGCTGGAACACCTGCCCGAGGCCGTGCTCCAGGACATCATCTGCATCGCCGGCTGGCTGGTGGAATACGGACGTAATCAGG ACTTCATGAACGTCTACTTCCAGATCCGCTCCAACCAGCTCGATCGCTCCATCAAAGGCCTCAAAGAGCATTTCCGCAAGAACAGCGCCTCCTCCGGTGTCCTCTACTCGCCTGCCGTCCAAACCAAGCGCAAGGACACGCCAACTAAAAAGGCCCCGAAGAGACCAG GAAAGGATGATGTCCTGGATATCGAGATCGACTCTTACATCCACTGCATCAGTGCCTTCGTCAAGCTGGCTCAGAGCGAGTATCTGCTTCTGGCGGAGATCATCCCCGAGCACCACCAGAAGAAGACCTTCGACTCCCTCATTCAG gaggcgctggacAACCTGATGCTGGAGGGAGAAAACATTGTGGCTGCAGCTCGCCGGGCCATAATGCGACACGACTACTCAGCTGTCCTCACCATCTTCCCCATCCTCAGACACCTGAAGATGAACAAGTCTGAGTTTGATACCACGCTGCAG GGCACGGCGGCGAGCACCAAGAACAAGCTGCCCACCCTCATCACCTCCATGGAGACGATCGGAGCCAAAGCTCTGGAGGAGTTTGCAGACAGCATCAAG AATGATCCTGATAAGGAGTACAACATGCCCAAGGACGGAACGGTCCATGAACTGACCAGCAAT GCCATCCTGTtcctgcagcagctgctggacTTCCACGAGACAGCTGGAGCCATGCTGGCCTCACAAG TACTGGGGGACACTTACAATATACCTTTAGACCCCCGAG AGACGAGTTCGGCCACCAGCTACACCTCCGACTTCAACAAAAGGCTCCTCAGTAGTTACATAT GTAAGGTTTTGGGGAACTTGCAGCTAAACCTGCTCAGTAAATCCAAAGTGTACGAGGATTCGGCTCTGAGTGCCATCTTCCTGCacaacaactacaactacaTCCTCAAGTCGCTGGAAAA GTCTGAGCTGATCCAGCTGGTGACGGTGACTCAGAAGCGAGCGGAGACGTCCTACAAAGAGCTCATGACTCAGCAGATCGAAACATACCAGCGCAG CTGGCTGAAAGTCACCGAGCACCTGACAGAAAGGAACATGCCCGTCGTACAGCCCGGCACCAAG CTGAAAGATAAAGAGAGACAAGTGGTTAAAGACAAATTCAAG GGCTTCAATGACGGTTTGGAGGAGCTGTGTAAGATCCAGAAGGGTTGGGCCATCCCGGACAAAGAGCAGAGAGACCTCATCCGGCACAATCAGAAGAAGGTGGTGTCTGATGCCTACAGAGCCTTCCTGCAGAG ATGTGCCAACATTTCCTTCACCAAGAACCCCGAGAAGTATCACAAGTATCGAccggaggaggtggaggagatgATCGAAAAGCTGTTTGACACATCCGCCTGA